The following are encoded together in the Brassica napus cultivar Da-Ae chromosome A9, Da-Ae, whole genome shotgun sequence genome:
- the LOC106364016 gene encoding solute carrier family 25 member 44-like, translated as MSLGALIKEEKRAATTSSSSSSSSQVHMPKDIDWQMLDKPRFFFLGAALFSGVSTALYPILVLKTRQQVSPTRLSCANISLTIARLEGLKGFYKGFGTSLLGTVPARALYMTALEITKSSVGHATVRLGLSDTTSMAVANGAAGLASAVAAQVVWTPVDVVSQRLMVQGDVSLSSCRYTNGFDAFRKILCTDGPRGFYRGFGLSILTYAPSNAVWWASYSLAQRSIWSRLKRQDGGGSVVVQALSAITASGCSALITMPVDTIKTRLQVLDAEENGRRRAMTVMQTVRSLMREGGFGACYRGLGPRWVSMSMSATTMITTYEFLKRLAVKKQT; from the coding sequence ATGAGTTTAGGTGCGTTGATAAAAGAGGAGAAAAGAGCAGCAACaacatcgtcttcttcttcttcttcttctcaggtACATATGCCAAAAGATATAGACTGGCAAATGCTTGACAAACCAAGATTCTTCTTCCTCGGCGCCGCTCTCTTCTCCGGTGTATCCACAGCTCTTTACCCTATCCTTGTCCTCAAAACAAGGCAACAAGTCTCCCCAACCCGCCTCTCCTGCGCCAACATCTCCCTAACCATCGCTAGACTCGAGGGTCTAAAAGGTTTCTACAAGGGCTTTGGAACGTCTTTGCTCGGAACCGTCCCGGCACGTGCCCTCTACATGACGGCTCTAGAGATCACCAAGAGTAGTGTTGGTCACGCAACCGTTAGGTTAGGTTTGTCTGATACAACATCTATGGCTGTTGCCAACGGTGCAGCTGGTTTAGCCTCTGCCGTGGCTGCTCAGGTTGTCTGGACACCGGTTGATGTCGTGAGCCAACGGCTTATGGTTCAAGGCGATGTCTCGTTGAGTTCTTGCAGATACACTAATGGGTTTGATGCTTTTAGAAAGATTCTTTGCACTGATGGACCGAGAGGGTTCTACAGAGGGTTTGGTCTCTCGATCTTGACTTATGCACCTTCAAACGCTGTCTGGTGGGCGTCTTATTCTTTAGCTCAAAGATCAATTTGGTCTCGGCTCAAGCGTCAAGATGGTGGTGGCTCAGTGGTGGTTCAAGCGTTGAGTGCAATCACGGCAAGCGGTTGCTCAGCTTTGATAACTATGCCTGTAGACACAATCAAGACAAGGTTACAGGTCTTGGACGCTGAAGAGAATGGGAGGAGACGAGCAATGACAGTGATGCAGACGGTGAGGAGCTTGATGAGGGAAGGAGGCTTTGGGGCTTGTTATAGAGGGTTAGGACCAAGGTGGGTCTCAATGTCTATGTCTGCAACAACAATGATCACAACCTATGAGTTCTTGAAGCGCCTGGCGGTAAAGAAGCAGACATGA
- the LOC106364014 gene encoding putative FBD-associated F-box protein At1g50980, giving the protein MTSQIRRSPRWGRLSEFPDELLLKILSFLPSKDVVATSAISKRWKSLWKEVKKFRYDATPSYPQTFQMFALFIRSRSNVESLQLKLNPNNSRQDFKDLVNYAVARSLRELRIEMLYKSFEFPQSLYLYPQLETLILEKLSLVDIPSNVSLIGVKKLHLLSVRFSSDESVTKLLSRCPLLEDLVVRRSTYTNVMVFTIDVPTLKCLSIDNTSGKSRPEGVHGFVINAPSLRCFSIKDTFSNYVRFGEMPELVKASVNIVCDQPIPTERETVQSTSSKM; this is encoded by the coding sequence ATGACGAGTCAGATTCGTAGGAGTCCTAGGTGGGGTAGGCTGAGTGAGTTTCCAGACGAGTTGCTTTTGAAGATACTGTCTTTTCTTCCTAGTAAAGATGTTGTAGCCACGAGTGCCATTTCAAAACGGTGGAAGTCTCTTTGGAAGGAGGTAAAGAAATTCAGATATGATGCTACTCCTTCATATCCTCAAACTTTTCAAATGTTTGCTCTATTCATTAGAAGCAGATCAAATGTAGAGAGCTTACAGCTCAAGCTGAACCCAAATAACTCGAGACAAGATTTCAAAGATTTGGTTAACTATGCAGTTGCTCGCTCTTTGAGAGAGCTGAGAATAGAGATGCTTTACAAATCCTTTGAGTTTCCCCAAAGCTTGTATCTCTACCCACAACTTGAAACCCTCATACTTGAGAAACTTAGTCTTGTGGATATTCCATCTAACGTTTCTTTGATTGGTGTCAAGAAACTTCACCTTTTATCGGTTAGATTCTCAAGCGACGAATCTGTGACAAAGCTTCTAAGCAGATGCCCACTTCTTGAAGACTTGGTGGTGAGAAGAAGCACATATACCAATGTGATGGTATTTACTATTGATGTGCCAACGCTGAAGTGTTTATCTATCGATAATACGTCTGGGAAATCTCGGCCTGAAGGTGTTCATGGGTTTGTGATTAATGCACCTTCTTTAAGGTGCTTTAGCATTAAGGACACCTTCAGCAACTATGTACGGTTTGGAGAAATGCCGGAGCTGGTCAAGGCGAGTGTCAACATTGTTTGTGACCAACCTATACCGACCGAGAGAGAGACGGTGCAAAGTACATCCTCGAAAATGTGA
- the LOC106365888 gene encoding PHD finger protein ALFIN-LIKE 4 yields MDGGGAYNPRTVEEVFRDFKGRRSGMIKALTSDVQEFYRLCDPEKENLCLYGRPDEHWEVNLPAEEVPPELPEPVLGINFARDGMQEKDWLSLVAVHSDAWLLAVAFFFGARFGFDKADRKRLFNMMNDLPSIFEVVAGTAKKPSKEKSSVSNNSSNRSKSNSKRGSEPRPKLTKPEPKDEEEEEEEGVEEEEDEDDEQGETQCGACGESYAADEFWICCDLCENWFHGKCVKITPARAEHIKQYKCPSCSNKRARS; encoded by the exons ATGGACGGAGGTGGCGCGTACAACCCACGCACGGTGGAGGAGGTTTTCAGAGATTTCAAGGGTCGTAGGAGTGGCATGATTAAAGCTTTAACCTCAG ATGTTCAGGAGTTTTACCGACTTTGTGATCCAG AAAAGGAGAACTTGTGTCTCTATGGGCGCCCAGATGAGCACTGGGAAGTGAACTTACCAGCTGAAGAGGTTCCCCCTGAGCTCCCGGAGCCTGTCTTGGGCATCAACTTTGCCCGAGACGGGATGCAGGAAAAGGACTGGTTGTCCCTTGTTGCTGTCCACAGTGATGCATGGCTTCTTGCAGTTGCTTTCTTTTTCGGAGCCAGGTTTGGCTTTGACAAAGCTGATAG GAAAAGGCTTTTCAATATGATGAATGATCTTCCATCGATATTTGAGGTTGTGGCTGGCACTGCTAAGAAACCATCCAAGGAGAAATCTTCTGTTTCCAACAATAGTAGCAACAGATCCAAATCAAACTCCAAG CGAGGATCAGAACCAAGGCCCAAGCTGACAAAGCCTGAGCCCAaagatgaggaggaggaggaagaggaaggtgtggaagaagaggaggatgaGGATGATGAGCAAGGGGAAACACAGTGTGGGGCATGTGGTGAGAGCTATGCAGCTGATGAGTTCTGGATCTGCTGTGACCTCTGTGAGAACTGGTTCCATGGGAAGTGTGTGAAGATAACACCAGCCAGGGCTGAGCACATTAAGCAGTATAAGTGCCCATCTTGCAGCAACAAGAGAGCTCGGTCCTAA